A single Bosea sp. PAMC 26642 DNA region contains:
- a CDS encoding enolase C-terminal domain-like protein, with product MNQVTSAATVERIRLFFIESPIKMARLQGVGNVKGTVKRVLVELTAGDGVVGWGEAAPWEVFTGTAEAALAAIDVYLRPILLGRPVRRIRETMALLDRALVGHAEAKVAIEMALFDIVGKQSGLSVADLLGGRVRDTIPLSFSIADPDFAADLERMRLMVPAGNVIYKVKTGVKPHREDLAHLEAMRSEFGEAIDLRLDYNQALQPFGAIKILRDVDVFQPTFIEQPVPRDNLDAMASFVAALDTPILADESCFDTRDLMEIIRLKAANAISVKLMKAGGLMKAQAIMAIADTAGLPGYGGTLWEGGIGLAAGTQLIAATPGISLGCEFYMPHHVLTEDVLEEKIANRNGHVVVPVGPGLGISVSERLVRANARVLAER from the coding sequence ATGAACCAAGTCACGAGCGCTGCAACGGTCGAACGCATCCGGCTCTTTTTCATCGAGAGCCCGATCAAGATGGCACGGCTCCAGGGCGTCGGGAACGTCAAGGGCACGGTCAAGCGCGTGCTGGTCGAGCTGACCGCCGGCGACGGCGTGGTCGGCTGGGGCGAGGCCGCGCCCTGGGAGGTCTTCACCGGCACCGCCGAAGCGGCGCTGGCGGCCATCGACGTCTATCTCCGGCCGATCCTGCTGGGGCGTCCGGTCCGGCGTATCCGCGAGACCATGGCGCTGCTCGACAGGGCGCTGGTCGGGCATGCCGAGGCCAAGGTCGCGATCGAGATGGCGCTGTTCGACATCGTCGGCAAGCAGTCCGGCCTGTCGGTCGCGGATCTGCTCGGTGGGCGCGTGCGCGACACCATCCCGCTCTCATTCTCGATCGCCGACCCGGATTTCGCCGCCGATCTGGAGCGGATGCGGTTGATGGTTCCCGCCGGCAACGTGATCTACAAGGTCAAGACCGGGGTGAAGCCGCACCGCGAGGACCTCGCCCATCTCGAGGCGATGCGTTCGGAGTTCGGCGAGGCGATCGACCTGCGGCTCGACTACAATCAGGCGCTGCAGCCCTTCGGGGCGATCAAGATCCTGCGCGATGTCGATGTCTTCCAGCCGACCTTCATCGAGCAGCCGGTACCGCGCGACAATCTCGATGCGATGGCGTCCTTCGTCGCGGCGCTCGACACGCCGATCCTGGCCGATGAGAGCTGCTTTGATACGCGCGATCTGATGGAGATCATCCGCCTCAAGGCGGCCAATGCGATCTCGGTCAAGCTGATGAAGGCGGGCGGTTTGATGAAGGCGCAGGCCATCATGGCCATCGCCGACACGGCAGGATTGCCGGGCTATGGCGGGACGCTCTGGGAGGGCGGCATCGGGCTCGCTGCCGGCACTCAGCTGATCGCCGCGACGCCCGGCATTTCACTCGGCTGCGAGTTCTACATGCCCCACCATGTCCTGACCGAGGACGTGCTCGAGGAGAAGATAGCCAACCGCAACGGCCATGTCGTCGTGCCGGTCGGGCCTGGCCTCGGCATCAGCGTCAGCGAACGCTTGGTGCGCGCCAATGCGCGCGTATTGGCGGAGCGCTAG
- a CDS encoding IS630 family transposase, translating to MTRPYSEDLRERALARFEAGETIRSIGAALKISPSCVSKWRKLKAQTGSLDHGKIGGHKKPRLSGETADWLRERCRSGPFTTRGLTVELLARGIKSDRRSVWLFLHAQGLSFKKTVLPAEQSRPDIARKRERWKAHQGRIDPRRLVFIDETWIKTNMAPLRGWGRKGERLQARTPHGHWKTLTFIGALRVDRVDAPLVIDGPINGELFTLYVEKVLAPTLAKGDIVVLDNLGSHKGQAARRAIRQAGAHMLFLPPYSPDLNPIEQLFAKLKHWMRDAEARTVEATWRKLGDLLDLVSTNECANYLTNAGYAAV from the coding sequence ATGACGCGACCTTACTCTGAAGACCTTCGCGAGCGGGCTCTGGCACGGTTCGAGGCGGGCGAGACGATCCGCTCGATCGGAGCGGCTTTGAAGATCAGTCCGTCCTGCGTTTCGAAGTGGCGCAAGCTCAAGGCGCAGACGGGCTCGCTCGACCACGGCAAGATCGGCGGGCACAAGAAGCCGCGGCTGTCGGGCGAGACGGCCGACTGGTTGCGCGAACGCTGCCGCTCGGGGCCGTTCACGACGCGTGGCCTGACGGTGGAACTGCTGGCGCGCGGCATCAAGAGCGACCGGCGCAGCGTCTGGCTCTTCCTCCATGCGCAGGGGCTGAGCTTCAAAAAAACCGTACTGCCGGCCGAACAGAGCCGACCTGACATCGCCCGCAAGCGAGAGCGCTGGAAGGCGCATCAGGGCCGCATCGACCCGCGCCGCCTCGTCTTCATCGACGAGACCTGGATCAAGACAAACATGGCACCGCTACGCGGCTGGGGGCGCAAGGGCGAGCGCCTTCAGGCGCGTACGCCGCATGGTCACTGGAAGACATTGACCTTCATCGGGGCGCTCAGGGTCGACCGCGTCGATGCGCCTCTCGTGATCGACGGCCCGATCAACGGCGAACTCTTCACCCTGTATGTCGAGAAGGTTCTCGCACCGACGCTGGCCAAGGGCGACATCGTCGTCCTCGACAATCTCGGCAGCCATAAGGGCCAGGCCGCCCGTCGCGCTATCCGCCAGGCCGGCGCCCACATGCTCTTCCTGCCGCCCTACAGTCCCGATCTCAATCCGATCGAGCAACTCTTCGCCAAACTCAAGCACTGGATGCGCGACGCAGAGGCCAGAACCGTCGAGGCAACATGGCGAAAGCTCGGAGACCTGCTCGACCTCGTCTCAACAAACGAATGTGCGAACTATCTCACAAACGCTGGATATGCTGCCGTATAA
- a CDS encoding NAD(P)/FAD-dependent oxidoreductase gives MPSSSACPAENTACILSTLLTAVRAAHELACGSLVNASGAWAVETAECFGETASLFAAEPPQFATEPLPFLIAPSLQTIDGSVIASQTERGNVIVAGYPRTAADTTANRAPVPPVKTVAAMRALARVVPALAHGHVIRVWPGIEGYLPDMIPVIGPSLTALGLFHAFGFCGHGFQIEPGVGLCLSELILDGATPTPLEPFSIARFRREAVVSDKFRKEFD, from the coding sequence GTGCCGTCGTCCAGCGCGTGCCCTGCCGAGAACACGGCGTGCATCCTGTCGACGCTGCTCACAGCAGTTCGAGCTGCGCACGAACTTGCCTGCGGATCGCTGGTCAACGCCTCTGGAGCCTGGGCCGTCGAGACAGCGGAATGCTTCGGGGAGACCGCGTCGCTCTTCGCAGCCGAACCGCCGCAATTCGCCACGGAGCCCCTGCCCTTCCTGATCGCCCCGTCGCTGCAGACGATCGACGGCTCGGTCATCGCTTCCCAGACCGAGCGAGGCAATGTCATCGTCGCCGGTTATCCGCGCACGGCGGCGGATACGACCGCAAACCGCGCCCCGGTGCCGCCGGTCAAGACGGTGGCGGCGATGCGCGCACTGGCGCGGGTGGTTCCGGCACTGGCGCATGGCCATGTCATCCGCGTCTGGCCGGGGATCGAAGGCTATCTGCCCGACATGATCCCGGTGATCGGGCCGAGCCTGACCGCACTAGGCCTGTTCCACGCCTTCGGGTTCTGCGGGCATGGCTTCCAGATCGAGCCGGGCGTGGGCCTTTGCCTAAGCGAACTGATCCTCGACGGCGCCACACCGACACCGCTCGAACCGTTCTCGATCGCCCGCTTCCGGCGCGAGGCCGTCGTCAGCGACAAATTCCGCAAGGAGTTTGATTGA
- a CDS encoding LysR substrate-binding domain-containing protein — MHAVFSAGHALDDGTSPRLAAVTRHPLVLMSRSTSVRAVVDAAIAAEGLEAEVAADATYMSMAAGMVRAGKGGVILPETAMEIRALPMLKW, encoded by the coding sequence ATGCACGCCGTGTTCTCGGCAGGGCACGCGCTGGACGACGGCACCTCGCCCAGGCTTGCGGCGGTGACACGCCACCCGCTCGTCCTGATGTCACGCTCGACGAGCGTTCGCGCCGTGGTCGATGCTGCAATCGCGGCCGAGGGGCTGGAGGCGGAAGTTGCAGCCGACGCGACCTACATGTCGATGGCCGCCGGTATGGTGCGGGCCGGGAAGGGGGGCGTGATCCTGCCTGAGACTGCCATGGAGATTAGAGCCCTGCCGATGCTGAAGTGGTGA
- a CDS encoding ABC transporter ATP-binding protein, with amino-acid sequence MAKIELDKISKRYGSIATVHSIDLTIEDGEFVVLVGPSGCGKSTTLRMIAGLEAISGGTLRIGGEVVNNHEPKHRNIAMVFQNYAIYPHLTVAQNIGFGLYTSKLTKADKQARIGETAKMLGLEPYLDRRPAALSGGQRQRVAIGRAMVRDPVAFLFDEPLSNLDAQLRGQMRLEIKQLHQRLRSTIVFVTHDQVEAMSLADRIVVMREGRILQVGAPMELYNRPVDIFTARFIGTPEMNMIDATVTDAGLDAGANGPSLRLTGLPVRTDAGRAIVLGIRPQELTLLTDGRDDFPIRIEGKIRVAEPQGPETFVLVDLPAGHIVARAPATAILRPNDTVAFGAHPDSLRVFDKDTERLLAALPAV; translated from the coding sequence ATGGCCAAAATCGAGCTCGACAAGATCTCAAAGCGCTATGGCAGCATCGCCACCGTCCACAGCATCGATCTGACGATCGAAGACGGTGAATTCGTCGTCCTCGTCGGGCCCTCCGGCTGCGGCAAATCGACGACCCTGCGCATGATCGCCGGGCTGGAGGCGATATCGGGAGGCACACTTCGGATTGGCGGAGAGGTGGTTAACAACCACGAGCCCAAGCATCGCAATATCGCGATGGTGTTCCAGAACTATGCGATCTATCCGCATCTGACCGTGGCCCAGAACATCGGCTTCGGTCTCTACACCTCGAAGCTCACCAAGGCCGACAAACAGGCGCGCATCGGCGAGACCGCGAAGATGCTTGGCCTCGAACCCTATCTTGATCGGCGGCCAGCCGCCCTCTCCGGCGGCCAGCGCCAGCGCGTCGCCATCGGCCGCGCGATGGTGCGCGACCCCGTCGCCTTCCTGTTCGACGAGCCGCTCTCCAATCTCGACGCGCAGCTTCGCGGACAGATGAGGCTGGAGATCAAGCAACTGCATCAGCGCCTGCGCAGCACCATCGTCTTCGTCACCCATGACCAGGTCGAGGCGATGTCGCTGGCAGACCGCATCGTCGTCATGCGCGAGGGTCGCATCCTGCAGGTCGGCGCGCCGATGGAACTCTACAACCGCCCCGTCGACATCTTCACCGCGCGCTTCATCGGCACACCTGAGATGAACATGATCGATGCGACGGTCACGGATGCCGGCCTGGACGCCGGTGCCAATGGTCCCTCGCTGCGCCTGACCGGCCTGCCGGTTCGAACCGACGCCGGCCGCGCGATCGTTCTCGGCATCAGGCCGCAGGAACTCACTTTGCTCACGGATGGACGCGACGATTTTCCGATTAGGATCGAAGGAAAAATCCGCGTCGCCGAACCCCAGGGACCTGAGACCTTCGTGCTGGTGGACCTGCCAGCCGGCCACATCGTCGCGCGCGCGCCGGCAACAGCGATCCTGCGCCCCAACGACACGGTCGCATTCGGTGCCCATCCCGACAGTCTACGCGTGTTCGATAAGGACACAGAACGACTGCTAGCGGCACTACCCGCCGTCTGA
- a CDS encoding argininosuccinate lyase — protein sequence MGILQANDHTRFPDPVYRATVLKPLFDGARLHHAGALRAIDRAHLVMLVETGILDAAQGAAIANALLAMAREIDPAALAYGGDVEDYFFYMERELKARAGTDIGGRLHTARSRNDIDHTFLKLGFKPRIDGMLAACRELLTALIEVARRDRDVLIVAYTHGQPAQPTTHGHYLAAIIEVLIRDMERLEAAREIVDLCPMGAAAITTSGFPIDRHRVAGLLGFSAPLQNSYSCIAATDYLTSVYSAIALIFLHLGRTVQDFQFWSSFEVGQLYLPNAFVQISSIMPQKRNPVPFEHLRHLSSQAVGRSRAVIDVMHNTPFTDMTDSEADTHEMGYQVFDVGHRVLDLLTATIRAGRIDPERVAVNLSRSCATITELADWLVRSEGLSFRLGHEIAADVARGVVAMAGDLPGDGYPVFLKAFEHHVGRKPAADVAEFAKMISPEHFVAVRDRFGGPAPSAMDAALTSYEAVFEGFEARATAFSRHEAEAAAELDQRVLDIARGG from the coding sequence ATGGGCATTCTGCAGGCCAACGACCACACTCGCTTTCCCGATCCGGTCTATCGGGCGACGGTGCTCAAGCCGCTTTTCGACGGCGCAAGGCTTCACCATGCCGGGGCGCTGCGCGCGATCGACCGGGCCCACCTGGTCATGCTGGTCGAGACGGGAATCCTGGACGCCGCCCAGGGCGCGGCGATCGCCAACGCCTTGCTGGCGATGGCGCGCGAGATCGATCCTGCCGCACTGGCCTATGGCGGCGACGTCGAGGATTATTTCTTCTACATGGAGCGGGAGCTGAAGGCCCGCGCCGGCACCGATATCGGCGGACGCCTGCACACGGCGCGCTCGCGCAACGACATCGACCACACCTTCCTGAAGCTCGGCTTCAAGCCCCGTATCGACGGAATGCTCGCTGCCTGTCGCGAGCTCCTGACGGCGCTGATCGAGGTTGCCAGGCGCGACCGCGACGTGCTGATCGTGGCCTACACCCATGGCCAGCCGGCCCAGCCGACGACCCATGGACATTATCTCGCAGCCATCATCGAAGTCCTGATCCGCGACATGGAGCGGCTGGAGGCGGCCCGCGAGATCGTCGACCTCTGCCCGATGGGCGCGGCCGCGATTACCACCTCGGGCTTTCCGATCGACCGGCATCGGGTCGCAGGCCTGCTCGGCTTCTCGGCGCCGCTGCAGAACTCCTATTCCTGCATCGCCGCCACGGACTACCTGACCTCGGTCTACAGCGCGATTGCGCTGATTTTCCTGCATCTTGGCAGGACCGTCCAGGATTTCCAGTTCTGGTCTAGCTTCGAGGTCGGGCAGCTCTATCTGCCCAACGCCTTCGTGCAGATCTCGTCGATCATGCCGCAGAAGCGCAATCCGGTACCGTTCGAGCATCTGCGGCATCTCTCCAGCCAGGCTGTCGGCCGCTCGCGCGCCGTCATCGACGTGATGCACAACACGCCCTTTACCGACATGACCGACAGCGAGGCCGACACCCACGAGATGGGTTACCAGGTCTTCGATGTCGGTCATCGCGTGCTTGATCTGCTCACGGCGACGATCCGGGCCGGCCGCATCGACCCCGAGCGGGTCGCAGTCAATCTTAGTCGCTCCTGCGCCACCATCACCGAGCTCGCGGACTGGCTGGTGCGCAGTGAAGGTCTGTCCTTCCGGCTAGGTCACGAGATCGCGGCCGATGTCGCGCGCGGCGTGGTGGCGATGGCCGGCGATCTGCCCGGCGACGGCTATCCGGTCTTCCTCAAAGCTTTCGAACATCATGTCGGGCGCAAGCCCGCGGCGGATGTGGCGGAATTCGCCAAGATGATCTCGCCAGAGCATTTCGTCGCCGTGCGAGACCGTTTCGGCGGCCCGGCCCCGTCGGCCATGGACGCGGCGCTCACCAGCTACGAGGCCGTGTTCGAAGGGTTCGAGGCGCGAGCAACTGCCTTCTCCCGACACGAGGCCGAGGCTGCGGCCGAACTCGACCAGCGTGTTCTCGATATCGCACGAGGCGGGTGA
- a CDS encoding carbohydrate ABC transporter permease: MVDQAAQPARRQSNIRPGRIVAWTVLFLGGVVMMTPLLFMFSTSLKSAGQVYDLKLIPTDPSFANYIKVLSDGRFSRWFLNSIGIATVVTLSCLFFDSLVAYTLAKFRFPGRQVVFLAILSTLMIPTEMLVIPWYLMASKLGWVDTYWGIMFPGLITAFGVFLMKQFFETVPDDFLEAARIDGLNEFAIWWKVALPLVTPALSALAIFTFLGNWTAFFWPLIVTTDSSLYTLPVGLSSFAVEQSIQWELIMTGASLATIPTLMIFLFFQRYIVRGVMLAGVKG; encoded by the coding sequence ATGGTCGATCAAGCTGCCCAACCCGCAAGGCGCCAATCCAATATCCGCCCAGGCCGTATTGTGGCGTGGACGGTTCTGTTCCTCGGCGGCGTGGTGATGATGACGCCGCTGCTGTTCATGTTCTCGACCTCTCTGAAATCAGCAGGGCAGGTCTATGATCTGAAGCTGATCCCTACCGATCCGAGCTTCGCCAACTATATCAAGGTTCTCTCGGACGGGCGCTTTTCCCGCTGGTTTCTGAACTCGATCGGCATCGCCACCGTCGTCACGCTGTCCTGCCTGTTTTTCGACAGCCTGGTCGCCTACACGCTGGCGAAGTTCCGCTTTCCCGGCCGGCAGGTGGTGTTCTTGGCGATCCTTTCGACGCTGATGATCCCGACCGAAATGCTGGTCATTCCCTGGTACCTGATGGCGAGCAAGCTCGGCTGGGTCGACACCTATTGGGGCATCATGTTCCCCGGCCTGATCACGGCCTTCGGCGTCTTCCTGATGAAGCAGTTCTTCGAGACCGTGCCGGACGATTTTTTGGAAGCGGCGCGGATCGACGGGCTGAACGAATTCGCGATCTGGTGGAAGGTCGCCCTGCCGCTGGTGACGCCGGCGCTGTCGGCGCTGGCGATCTTCACCTTCCTCGGCAACTGGACGGCCTTCTTCTGGCCGCTGATCGTGACCACGGACTCCTCGCTCTACACGCTGCCGGTGGGGCTTTCGAGCTTCGCCGTCGAGCAATCCATCCAGTGGGAGCTGATCATGACCGGGGCCTCGCTCGCGACGATCCCGACGCTGATGATCTTCCTGTTCTTCCAACGCTACATCGTGCGCGGCGTCATGCTCGCGGGCGTCAAGGGCTAG